Part of the Streptomyces sp. WMMC500 genome is shown below.
GCGCAGTCCGGTGACGGCCGCGCACACGGTGAGGGGCCCGGCCCACGCACCACGGCCGACCTCGTCGACGCCCGCGACGACCTTCGCGCCCGTGGTGGCGCGGAGCGAGCGCTCGACGCGGTGGGTGGGCGGCTCGTAGGGACTCACAATTCCACCTTACGACCCGGCCACCCGGCGCCTCACGCCCACCCGCCGTGCGCCCGCGCGCCCCCCGTTCGCGCACACCCGCGAACCCGGGCTCGCGGAGCGTCAGTCGGCCTGCAGCAGCGGCACCATCACCTGATCGACCATCTCGTCCATGTCCTTCTCGCTGAGGTCCCGCCCGGTGGTCTTGTGCCGGTACATCATCATCGCCGGCAGCACGTCGAGCACCAGGTCCCCGTTGACCTCCGGCCGCACGTCCCCCCGCTCGACGCCCCGGCGCAGCAGCTCCGCGATGAGCTCCTTGCCCGGTTCGATGATCTGCCCCATGACCACCTCGTGGAACTGCTCCGCCTGCTCGCGGTCGCACTCGTCGAGCACGGCGCGCAGGGCCTGACCGCCGCTGGAGTACATCCGGTCGCGCATCGCCCGGCAGAACTCGGTGAGGTCGGCCCGCAGGCTGCCGCGGTCGGGCTGCGTCTCCATCGGCGGCACCCCGGCGCGCAGCGCGTCCTCGACCAGCGCCGACTTCGACGACCACCGCCGGTACACGGCCGCCTTCCCCGTCTGTGCGCGGGCGGCGACGCCCTCGATGGTCAGCCCCTTCCAGCCGGCGACGCCGAGCTGTTCGAGGGCGGCGTCCAGGATGGCGCGTTCGAGTACGTCACCGCGGCGGCGCACGCCGCCGCCCTGGCCCTGGCTGGTTTCGGTGCACGCTCCGGGAGCGGTCCGGCGCGAACTACCCATATCGGTCTCTCCGTCGGCGGTCATAGAGAACGCTTGCGTTCCCTCTCGGGGACGCCTACGCTCACTCCATCAGTGAACGCTACCGTTCACTATTTCACATGTATGGGGAACATGGTGACAACCTCTCAACTGGCTAACAAGCGGGAGGCGGGCAAGGCTCCCCGTGGTGACCAGCGCAACATGGCGCTCGTCATCATCGCGGCCTGTCAACTGATGGTCGTGCTCGACGCGACGATCGTGAACATCGCCCTCCCGCACATCCAGAACGACCTGGACTTCTCCACCACCGGACTGACCTGGGTGGTCAGCGCCTACACCCTGACCTTCGGCGGTCTGCTGCTCCTCGGCGGCCGGGCCGGGGACATCCTCGGCCGGCGCCGCGTCTTCACCTTCGGCATCGCGCTCTTCATCGTCGCCTCGCTGCTCGGCGGTTTCGCGCAGGAGCCCTGGCAGTTGCTCCTGGCCCGCGCGCTGCAGGGCGTCGGCGGTGCGATCGCCTCGCCCACCTCGCTCGCGCTCGTCACCACCACGTTCCCCGAGGGCCCGGAGCGCAACAGGGCGTTCGGGGTGTTCGCGGCGGTCTCCGCGGGCGGCGGCGCCATCGGCCTGCTGGCCGGCGGCATGCTGACCGAGTGGCTCGACTGGCGCTGGGTGCTCTTCGTCAACGTGCCCATCGGCGTGCTGATCATCGCCGCCGTCCCGTTGTACATCAACGAGTCGGAGCGGCACCCCGGACGCTTCGACATATCCGGCGCGCTGACGTCGACCGTCGGCATGGCGGCCCTCGTCTACGGATTCATCCGTGCCGCCGAGGACGGCTGGCGGGACAGCCTGACCATCGGCTCGTTCCTGGCGGCCGCGGTCCTGCTCGTGGCGTTCGTCTTCGTCGAGCGCGGCGCGAGGGACCCGATCACGCCGCTGAAGATGTTCGCCGACCGCAACCGCTCGGGCACGTACATCATCATGCTGAGCCTGTCCGCCGCCATGTTCGGTATCTTCTTCTACCTCGTGCTGTTCGTGCAGAACGTCCTCGACTACAGCCCGATCAAGGCGGGCGTGGCGTTCCTGCCGATCACCGTGGCGATCGTCGTCAGCGCGGGCCTCGCGCAGACGCTCCTGCCGAGGTTCGGGCCCAAGCCGTTCATGGTCGGCGGCTCGATCATCACCGCGGTCGGCATGGGGTGGCTGGTGTTCCTGGACACCGACAGCACGTTCCTGGGCGGGGTGCTGGGGCCCGAGGTCGTCTTCGGCTTCGGCATGGGCATGAACTTCGTGACGCTCACCATCACCGCCGTCTCCGGCGTCTCGCAGCACGAGGCGGGCGCCGCCTCCGGTCTGCTCAACGCCACCCAGCAGGTGGGCGGTTCGCTCGGCCTGTCCATCCTGACCACGGTGTTCGGGACCGCCAGCAGGGACGAGGCGGAGAAGCAGATTCCGGCGTTCATGGCGGAGGCCACGCCGGATCAGCAGGCGATCTTCGAGAAGACCGGCGAGCTGCCCCCGCCGTGGGGGCAGAAGGTGCTCGCGGAGGGCATGTCGATGGGGTTCGTCGCGGCCACGGTCATGGTGGTCCTCTCCGTGGTCGTCGCCGTGGTGGCGATCAAGGTGCGCAAGAGCGATCTCGAAGCGCTGTCCGGCACGGCGGGACCGGGCGTCGCCTGACGCGGCGCCCTCACGAGCCGGTGGCCCCGCCGGTAGCGGGGCGGGGCCACCGGGTATTCCACCTGTACGCGGCGGCAGCCGCCGCAGTGCCGCAGGCTGCGGGTGCCGAGGGTTTCGCGGCCCGGCTTCGTCAGAAGTCCGCGACCGCGGGAACCCACTCCGGCAGCGGCTCCACGTTCCGTACCCACGCCGCGGGCGGCGCCCCGGCCGCCGCGCCCGCGAGCACGCCGCCGACGATCGCGCACGTCGTGTCCACGTCCCCGCCCGCCTGCGCCGTGTCCCAGAAGGCGCCCGTGAAGTCGCCGAGGTGCCGGGCCGCCGACCAGAGGGCGAACGGCACGGTGTCGTGCGCGCTGGTGCGACGGCCGTTGCCCAGCACGGCGGCCACGGTGGCGACGTCGTCGTAGTCGAGCATGTCCCGCGCCCGTCGCAGCCCCTGGGCGACGGCGCTGCGCGGCACGAGCGCGATCACCTGGTCGAGCAGCGCGGCGCCGGCGGCCGCCCCGGGAGCGCCGCCCGCCGGGCCCGGCGTGCCGTCCGGCCGGTCGGCGGCCAGTGCAGCCGCCGCGGCGACCGCCATGCAGCCGGTGACCGCTTCGCGGTGCTGGTGGGTGACGTACGAGGAGACCTCCGCCTGCCGCACCGCCTCCTGGACGTCCTCCGCGTACCAGGCACCCAGCGGCGCCACCCGCATCGCCGCGCCGTTGCCCCACGAGCCCTGCCCGTCGAAGAGGGCGGCGGCCAGGCGGCGCCAGTCCTCGCCGTCGCGCACCTGGCGCAGGATCCGGTTCACCGCGCGCCCGTAGCCGCGGGACCCGCCGGCGTTCTGCCGGCCGGCGAACGACGCCGCCAGCGCGTCCTGTTCGACGCGGCCGTACTCGGCGAGCACCGCCACCACCGACGACGCCATCTCGGTGTCGTCGGTCCACCGCCACGGCGCGGGCGGCAGCTCGCGCCGGGCCAGGAGCGGAAAGCTGCCGGGCGCGGAGTACGCGGCGCCGAGCGCGTCGCCGACGGCCAGCCCGCGCAGGCTCGCGAGGGCGCGCGCAAGGCGCGCGTCGGGCCCGCGCGCGCCCGGGCCGTCGGGCACGATCGGACCCCGGCCCGGGCCGGCCGCCGCGGCCGTGTCCGGTGCCGGTTCCTGGGCCGTGTCCGGAGAGGGGAACGGGTCCGGCGGCGGGGCGGAAGCGGGGTCCGGTGTCATCTCGGGCACAGCGTAGCGGCCGGGCGCCCGGTCAGACGGTCCAGGACGCCTCCAGATCCACCACGTCCCCCGCCAGCGCCGCCACGTCCGCCGCGGTCTGCGCGCGCAGCGCCAGCCGCTCCACCCGCTCCACGCGGTACTTGCCGTGCTCCGCCGTCGACGACCACAGCGACAGCACCAGGAACTCCCCCTCCCCCGACTGCCCCAGCACCCCCCGCAGCATCCCCGGCGACCCCGCCATCGCCGGATTCCACACCTTCTCCTGCATCAGCGTGAAGTGCTCCACCCGCTCCTCGCGCACCCGGCAGTGCGCGAGCCGCAACACGTCGGCGCCGTCGAACTGCGGCTCGAAGCCCACCTTCACGTCCATCCGGCGCTCGAAGAGCCGCACCCGCATGTCCCGGAACGTGCCGAGCTGGGCCGCCGCGAGCCGGTCGTGGGAGCGCGCCATGAACGAGTCGTACAGTGCCCTGCTCTCCCAGAAGGCGACGAGGTGCACCACGCCTTCGCGAGCCCGGCTCCAGCCCCCGCCCTGCCCGAGAAAGCCCGGTTCACCGGGCAGCCCCGCCCACCTTCGCTGCCCCCGCTCGAAACCCCGGCGGTCCACCACGGTGCAGCGAATCCACTTGACCAGCACCGCGCCATCGTACGGCCTGGGTCAGCGGCGATCACCGGCGTGCGAGCGGCAGTTCACGCCCCCTGACCGCCGCTCACCGCCGCGACGACCTCGACCTCCAGCACCGCCCCGTCCCGGGCGAGCCGGGAGACCTCGACGGTGGTGCTGGAGGGCGGCGGGCCGGGGAAGTAACCCCGGCGTACCTCCGCATAGGCGTCGAGCCGGCTCATGTCGGTGACGAACGAGCGGATGTTCACCACGTCCGCGAAGGTGGCGCCGTGCGCGGCGAGGATCGCCTGCAGGCTCTCCATGACGTGCCGGGCCTGCGCGCGCATGTCCCCGGGGCCGACGACCCGGCCGTCGGCGTCCAGCGCGAGCTGCCCGGACAGGAACAGCAGCGCGTCGTCGCCGCCGAGGCCGAGGCGTACGACGTGGGAGAAGTGGCCGGCGGGCGGGGGGACGGCGGCGGGGTTGTCGAACATCTTCTGCAGTGTCATGAGCCCAAACGCTACGGGCCCGCCCCTTGTCCGGCCAACTCTCGTCCCGCGTGCCCGTGATGCGGAGACCGCACGCCTCGTTCCGCCACCGAAGTCCGGAGGGGACCGGCCGGTGGCCGGTCCCCTCCGGGACACGCGGTCAGTCGGGTGCGGGGCTCACGTCGTCCGTCGCCGGGACGCGGGCCCTGGGCGCCCTAGCTGCAGCCGCTGGTCGAGCCGCAGCCCTCGCAGATGTAGCAGCTTCCGGCCCGCTGCATCTTCGTGCCGCACGAGAAGCACAGCGGCGCGTCCGCCTGGATGCCGAGCTGCATCTCCACCAGCTCCGCGGAGGTGTGCGCCTCCTGCGGGGCGGGCTTGGCCTGCTCGATCGTCACCGGCGGGGCCGCCGGGAGGGGCGCCGGCTGGCGGGGCGCGGACTGGGCCAGGCCCTCGACGTCCAGTTCCTCGTCCGTCGGCTCGTACGAACCGGTCTCCAGGTGCCGCTCGCGCTCCTCCGCGGAGTGGATGCCCAGCGCCGAACGGGTCTCGAACGGCAGGAAGTCCAGCGCCAGGCGGCGGAAGATGTAGTCGACGATCGACTGCGCCATCCGCACGTCCGGGTCGTCCGTCATGCCCGCCGGCTCGAAGCGCATGTTCGTGAACTTCGAGACGTACGTCTCCAGCGGCACCCCGTACTGCAGGCCCACGGAGACCGCGATCGAGAAGGCGTCCATCATGCCCGCGAGGGTCGAGCCCTGCTTGGACATCTTCAGGAAGACCTCGCCCAGCCCGTCGTCCGGGTAGGAGTTGGCGGTCATGTAGCCCTCGGCGCCGCCGACCGTGAAGGAGGTGGTGATGCCCGGACGGCCCTTGGGGAGGCGGCGGCGCACCGGGCGGTACTCGACGACCTTCTCGACGGCGTCGCGGATCGTCCCCTCCGCCTTCTCGGCGGCCTTGTCGGCCTCCTTCTTCTTCGCCGACAGCGGCTGGCCGACCTTGCAGTTGTCGCGGTAGATGGCGAGTGCCTTGAGCCCCAGCTTCCAGCCCTCGTAGTAGACCTCCTCGATCTCCTCGACCGTGGCCTTCTCCGGCATGTTCACGGTCTTGGAGATCGCGCCCGAGAGGAAGGGCTGCGTGGCGGCCATCATCCGGACGTGCCCCATCGGGGAGATGGCCCTGTCGCCCATGGCGCAGTCGAAGATCTCGTAGTGCTCCTGCCGCAGCCCGGGGGCGTCGATGACGCTGCCGTGCTCGGCGATGTGCGCGACGACGGCCTCGATCTGCTCCTCCTGGTACCCCAGCCGCTTCAGCGCCATCGGCACCGTCTGGTTGACGATCTGCATCGAGCCGCCGCCGACCAGCTTCTTGAACTTCACCAGCGCCAGGTCCGGCTCGATGCCCGTCGTGTCGCACGACATCGCCAGGCCGATGGTCCCCGTCGGGGCGAGCACCGACGCCTGGGCGTTGCGGTAGCCGTGCTTGTCGCCGAGGCGGACCACGTCCTGCCAGGCCTCAGTGGCGGCGGCCCACACGGGCGTGTCCAGGTCGTCCATGCGCTTGGCCGCGCCGTTGGCCTCCGCGTGCTGCTGCATGACGCGCTTGTGCGCGGTGGCGTTGCGGGCGTAGCCGTCGTACGCGCCGACGGCGGCGGCCAGGTGCGCGGAGCGCTTGTAGGCGGTGCCGGTCATCAGGGAGGTGATGGCTCCGGCGAGGGCGCGGCCGCCGTCGGAGTCGTAGGCGTGGCCCGTGGCCATGAGCAGGGCGCCGAGGTTGGCGTAGCCGATGCCGAGCTGGCGGAAGGCGCGGGTGTTCTCGGCGATCTTCTGGGTGGGGAAGTCGGCGAAGGAGATGGAGATGTCCATCGCCGTGATGACCAGCTCGACGACCTTGGCGAAGCGCTCGACCTCGAAGCTCTGCCGGCCGTCGGCGTCCTGCCTGAGGAACTTCATCAGGTTCAGCGAGGCGAGGTTGCACGAGGTGTTGTCCAGGTGCATGTACTCGCTGCACGGGTTGGAGGCGGAGATACGGCCCGACTCCGGCGCGGTGTGCCAGTGGTTGATGGTGTCGTCGTACTGGATGCCGGGGTCGGCGCAGGCCCAGGCGGCCTCGGCCATCTGCCGGAACAGCTTCTTCGCGCCGATCTCCTCGATGACCTCGCCGGTCATACGGGCGCGCAGGCCGAACTGCGCGTCGTTCTCGACGGCCTTCATGAAGTCGTCGGTGACGCGCACGGAGTTGTTGGCGTTCTGGTACTGCACGGAGGTGATGTCGTCGCCGCCGAGGTCCATGTCGAAGCCCGCGTCGCGCAGGGCGCGGATCTTCTCCTCTTCCTTGACCTTCGTCTCGATGAACGCCTCGATGTCGGGGTGGTCGACGTCGAGCACGACCATCTTCGCCGCACGCCGGGTGGCGCCGCCGGACTTGATGGTGCCGGCGGAGGCGTCGGCACCGCGCATGAACGAGACGGGTCCCGAGGCGTTGCCGCCGGAGGAGAGCAGCTCCTTGCTGGAGCGGATACGGGAGAGGTTGAGCCCGGCGCCGGAGCCGCCCTTGAAGATCATCCCCTCTTCCTTGTACCAGTCGAGGATCGACTCCATGGAGTCGTCGACGGAGAGGATGAAGCAGGCGCTGACCTGCTGCGGCTGCGGGGTGCCGACGTTGAACCACACCGGCGAGTTGAAGCTGAAGATCTGGTGCAGCAGGGCGTACGTCAGCTCGTGCTCGAAGATCTCGGCGTCCGCCGGCGACGCGAAGTACCCGTGGTCCTCGCCTGCCTTGCGGTACGTCTTCACGATCCGGTCGACGACCTGCTTGAGGCTCGTCTCCCGCTTCGGGGTGCCCACCGCACCGCGGAAGTACTTGCTCGTGACGATGTTGACGGCGTTGGCCTCCCAGAACTCGGGAAACTCCACGCCGCGCTGCTCGAAGTTGACCGAACCGTCGCGCCAGTTGGTCATGACGACGTCACGGCGTGCCCACTCCACCTCGTCGTACGGGTGCGTGCCGGGGGTGGTGTGGATTCGCTCGATGCGCAGGCCCTTGTTCCCCTTGGCGCCGCCCTTGCGGGATCCGCGCGCCGGGCCGCTCGTCGTCTCTGTCATGCCGCCTCCCTATACGGGCGTGAACGCCCTGATGTGCCCGCATCTTCCCGGGCACGATTCCTGTTCTTGATCTGCTTGTTCCGCAGGCGGACGGCGCGCTGCGCCGCGCACCGGCCGGGTGTGGATGACGGGGCCCGCGAGGGGCGTCAGCCGGCCGCTCTGCCGGGTGACGGGACTCCGGGGTCCCCGCCGCGGCCGGGACTGCGGCCGGGGCCGGGCGCGCCGGGGTCGCCCGGCGCGGGAGGTGGGGCCTGGCCGTGCTGTCCTTCCGGGCCGCCGGTGTCGGCGGGGGGCCTGTCCGCGGTCCGCAACTGTGTGATCGCGTCCTCGAAGTCCTCGAGGGAGTCGAAGGCGCGGTAGACGGAGGCGAAGCGCAGGTAGGCGACGAGATCGAGGTCCTGCAGCGGGCCCAGTATGGCGAGCCCGACGTCGTGGCTGGAGACCTCGGCGCTGCCGGTGGCCCGGATCGCCTCCTCGACCCGCTGGCCGAGCTGGGCCAGCGCGTCCTCGGTGACGGGGCGGCCCTGGCAGGCCTTGCGGACGCCCGTGATCACCTTGGCGCGGCTGAAGGGCTCGGTGACCCCGCTGCGCTTGATGACCATCAGGGACGCGGTCTCCACCGTGGTGAAGCGGCGCGAGCAGTCGGGGCACTGCCGGCGGCGGCGGATTGCGGCGCCGTCGTCGGTGGTGCGGCTGTCGACGACCCGGCTGTCGGGGTGCCTGCAGAAGGGGCAGTGCATCGTTCTCCACCCTCCCCTTCTCGCGCACGGCACGTCGGTCCGGCGACCCCCCGCGGCCCGCCGGAGCAGACCCCGAGCATATGGGATGCCCTTCCGCTGAGAGGAAGGGGGACCACAACTTGTGGGCTGCTGACACCCATCTAACCACTAGATCTGGGGTTTGGCTGCCATTGAGGGCAGAGAGCGTGTTGCCGCCGGGCCGGACACGGGCAGCCTACGTGAGCGCACGGACGGCGACACGAGAGGGGCGAGAGTGACAAACTGGACGCCGACACCCATGGGGCACGGCGGCAGCGGCGCCAGGGGTGACCGGCGGTCGACGCACGGTCATCAGGTCAGCGCCTTACACCTAGTTGATGGATCACGGAAGTAAAACCGAAGTTTTTCACTCGAACGTGTGTTTGGCGCAACCTTTCGAAAGCAACTACCGTTGGTCCTACGAGAGAACGACCCGTCTCGAGAGGGGCCCGCCGACGTGACCACCACCGCAGACACCGCACCCATCGCCGCCCACGAACGGCCCCAGCAGGCGGCGGAGCCGCAGCTCACGCCGCCTTCCGGGGAGGGCCGTGAGGGCGAGGCGCAGCCACCCAAGCGCTCGATGCCGGGGCGCCCTCCGGGCATCAGGGCCGACAGCTCGGGCCTGACCGAACGGCAGCGCCGGGTCATCGAGGTCATTCGCGACTCGGTGCAGCGCCGTGGCTACCCGCCGTCGATGCGTGAGATCGGCCAGGCCGTCGGCCTCTCGTCCACCTCGTCCGTCGCGCACCAGTTGATGGCGCTGGAGCGCAAGGGCTTCCTGCGCCGGGACCCGCACCGACCCCGGGCGTACGAGGTGCGCGGCGCGGAGACGCCCGCCACCCAGGCCGCCGCGGACACCACGGGCAAGCCCGCCGCGTCGTACGTGCCGCTGGTCGGCCGGATCGCCGCCGGTGGCCCGATCCTCGCCGAGGAGTCGGTCGAGGACGTGTTCCCGCTGCCGCGACAGCTCGTCGGCGACGGCGAACTTTTCGTGCTGAAGGTCGTCGGTGACTCGATGATCGACGCGGCGATCTGCGACGGCGACTGGGTCGCGGTGCGCCGCCAGCCGGTCGCCGAGAACGGCGACATCGTCGCCGCGATGCTGGACGGCGAGGCCACCGTCAAGCGGTTCAAGCGCGAGGACGGCCACGTGTGGCTGCTCCCGCACAACGCCGCGTACCAGCCGATTCCCGGCGACGAGGCGACGATCCTCGGCAAGGTCGTCGCGGTGCTCCGCCGGGTCTGAGACCCGGCACGGCATATCCGGCCCGGGACCCCGCCCGGGCCGCCGCCTTGCGCGGCGCGGAGTGTCGCGAACCGGCCGCGGCGGCGGCCGGCCCCCCGTGCCCGCTCAGTCGTCCAGCAGTCCCTCCGTGTCCTCGCCCTCGGACTCCAGTGCCTCGCGGACGACGCGGATCGCCAGCCCCTCCCCGTAGCCCCGGCGGGCCAGCATGCCCGCCAGGCGCCGGATGCGCTTCTCCCGGTCCAGGCCGCGGGTGGCGCGGAGCTTGCGGGCGACCAGCTCGCGAGCCGTCTCCTCCTCGGTGTCCGCGTCGAGGCGGCTCACCGCCTCGTCGACCACCGTGCCCGCCACGCCCCGGGTGCGCAGCTCCCGCGCGAGCGCGCGGCGGGCGAGGCCACGGCCATGGTGCCGGGACTCCACCCAGGCACCGGCGAACGCCGCGTCGTCGACCAGCCCGGCCGCTTCGAGGCGGTCGAGCACGGCCTCCGCGACCTCGGCGTCGACGTCCCGCTTGGCCAGCGCGTCCCCGAGCTGCTTACGGGTCCGCGGCGCCCCGGTGAGCAGGCGCAGGCAGATCGCCCGTGCCCGTTCCTCCGGGCTGAGCGACGTCTCCCGCACCCGGTCACCCGACGGCTCGCGCCGGCCCCGTGACCGCCCGCGCCGGGAGGAACCGCCGCGCTCGGCCGGCCGGCCGGTGCCGTCCTCCGGGCCGCCCCCGAACGGCGGAGGGCCGTCGTCCGGGGGCGGGAGCGGCCAGTCGGTGCGCCGGACCACGGATCAGCTCTTGGCGACGGCCTTGGCCGCCTTCGCGGTCTTGGCCGGCGCCGGCACCGTCTTCTTCCCCGCCGGGGCGGCACCGTCGACGGCCGCCCCGCCGGGGCCCACCGCCGCGGCGTCAGCCTGCACGCCCTCGGTGCCTTCCGCGCCCTCCGCGTTCTGCGGCTTCGGGCCGATGCCCAGCTTCTCCTTGATCCGCCTCTCGACCTCGTCGGCCAGGTCGGGGTTGTCCTTCAGGAACGTCCGCGCGTTCTCCTTGCCCTGGCCGAGCTGGTCGCCCTCGTACGTGTACCAGGCGCCGGACTTGCGGATGAAGCCGTGCTCCACGCCCATGTCGATCAGGCCGCCCTCGCGGCTGATGCCCTGCCCGTAGAGGATGTCGAACTCGGCCTGCTTGAAGGGCGGCGCGACCTTGTTCTTCACGACCTTCACGCGCGTGCGGTTGCCGACGGGCTCCGTGCCGTCCTTGAGGGTCTCGATGCGCCGGATGTCCAGGCGCACCGAGGCGTAGAACTTCAGCGCCTTGCCGCCGGTGGTGGTCTCGGGCGAGCCGAACATCACGCCGATCTTCTCGCGCAACTGGTTGATGAAGATCGCGGTGGTCTTCGACTGGTTCAGCGCACTGGTGATCTTCCGCAGGGCCTGGCTCATCAGGCGGGCCTGCAGGCCGACGTGCGAGTCGCCCATCTCGCCCTCGATCTCCGCGCGCGGGACGAGGGCCGCGACCGAGTCGATGACGATCAGGTCGAGCGCGCCGGAGCGGACGAGCATGTCCGCGATCTCCAGCGCCTGTTCGCCGTTGTCGGGCTGGGAGAGGATGAGAGAGTCGATGTCGACGCCGAGCTTCTTCGCGTACTCCGGGTCGAGGGCGTGCTCCGCGTCGACGAACGCGACCGTGCCGCCGGCCCGCTGCGCGTTGGCCACCGCGTGCAGCGTCAGGGTCGTCTTGCCGGAGGACTCCGGGCCGTACACCTCCACCACGCGGCCGCGCGGCAGGCCGCCCACGCCGAGCGCCACGTCGAGCGCGGTCGACCCGGTGGGGATGACTTCCACGGGCTCGTTCGGCCGCTCGCCGAGGCGCATCACGGCGCCCTTGCCGAATTGCCGTTCAATCTGGGCGAGTGCGGCGTCGAGCGCCTTCTCGCGGTCAGTCGCTGCCATGGGTTCCACCCGGGATGTCTGAGTCGATCGCTTCACGTGAACGACGCTAGCGCCTGCCACTGACAACACGCCCCGCGTCGGGCCGGCCCGGGGGAATCCCGGCCGAACCCCCATGGGAACCGATGTTCGATTTACGTGTCAACCCGCACCGCCGGTCCCTCCCGCCCCGCGCGTTCCCGGGGGGCAGGCCGGCCGGTCTCGAACTCGGTGGCCGTTCCGGCCCGGCTCCGCATACGTTCGACCGCATGGCTGACGACTGCTTCGCGCATCCACGGCTCGCCGCGATCTACGATCCGCTCCACCCCGACCGCAGCGACCTCGACGCATACCTGCGGATCACGGAAGAGTTCGGCGCACGCCGGGTGCTGGACATCGGCTGCGGCACCGGGGTGTTCGCACTCCTCCTGGCCGGCCGCGGGGCCGAGGTCGTCGGCGTCGATCCCGCCCCGGCGTCCGTCGACGTCGCCCGGGCCAAACCGGACAGTGAGCGGGTCCGCTGGATCTGCGGTGACGCGACGGACCTCCCGCCGCTGCAGGTCGACCTCGCGACGATGACGGCGAACGTCGCGCAGGCCATCGCCGACCCGCAGACCTGGGAGAAGACGCTGCGGGGGACCCGCGAAGCGCTGCGGCCCGGCGGGCGTCTGGTCTTCGAGACCCGCGATCCGGCCGGACGCGGCTGGGAGGAGTG
Proteins encoded:
- the recA gene encoding recombinase RecA → MAATDREKALDAALAQIERQFGKGAVMRLGERPNEPVEVIPTGSTALDVALGVGGLPRGRVVEVYGPESSGKTTLTLHAVANAQRAGGTVAFVDAEHALDPEYAKKLGVDIDSLILSQPDNGEQALEIADMLVRSGALDLIVIDSVAALVPRAEIEGEMGDSHVGLQARLMSQALRKITSALNQSKTTAIFINQLREKIGVMFGSPETTTGGKALKFYASVRLDIRRIETLKDGTEPVGNRTRVKVVKNKVAPPFKQAEFDILYGQGISREGGLIDMGVEHGFIRKSGAWYTYEGDQLGQGKENARTFLKDNPDLADEVERRIKEKLGIGPKPQNAEGAEGTEGVQADAAAVGPGGAAVDGAAPAGKKTVPAPAKTAKAAKAVAKS
- the recX gene encoding recombination regulator RecX; its protein translation is MVRRTDWPLPPPDDGPPPFGGGPEDGTGRPAERGGSSRRGRSRGRREPSGDRVRETSLSPEERARAICLRLLTGAPRTRKQLGDALAKRDVDAEVAEAVLDRLEAAGLVDDAAFAGAWVESRHHGRGLARRALARELRTRGVAGTVVDEAVSRLDADTEEETARELVARKLRATRGLDREKRIRRLAGMLARRGYGEGLAIRVVREALESEGEDTEGLLDD
- a CDS encoding class I SAM-dependent methyltransferase, encoding MADDCFAHPRLAAIYDPLHPDRSDLDAYLRITEEFGARRVLDIGCGTGVFALLLAGRGAEVVGVDPAPASVDVARAKPDSERVRWICGDATDLPPLQVDLATMTANVAQAIADPQTWEKTLRGTREALRPGGRLVFETRDPAGRGWEEWTRERSYRVTEIPGTGSVESWVELTEVDLPLVTFRWTYVFAADGQVLTSDSTLRFRGREEVEQDLVAHGYAVDEVRDAPNRPGREFVFLARRP